The DNA region CGCGGCCGTCGGGTAGTCCAGGATGCGCAGGAACTGCGTCTGGATGACGTTGCCGACCATGCGGGTGTCGGTGGACCCGAGCAGGTCGGCGTTCACGTAGTCGCCCGCCGCCGGAATGAAGGTGAGCAGGGTGCCGGAGACGACGCCCGGCATGGACAGCGGGAAGGTCACCTTGCGGAAGGTGGTGAACGGCCGGGCGTAGAGGTCGCCCGCGGCCTCGTGCAGCCTGCCGTCGATGCGCTCCAGGGAGGTGTAGAGCGGCAGGATCATGAACGGCAGGAAGTTGTACGTCAGGCCGCAGACCACCGCGAGCGGGGTGGCGAGGACGCGGTCGCCGTCGGTGGCGCCGAGCCAGTTGGTGACGTCGAGGAGGTGCAGGCTGTTGAGGGCGCCGACGACCGGGCCGCCGTCGGCGAGGATCGTCTTCCACGCCAGCGTGCGGATGAGGAAGCTGGTGAAGAACGGCGCTATCACCAGGACGAGGATCAGATTGCGCCAGCGGCCCGCGCGGAACGCGATGAGGTACGCCAGCGGGTAGCCGAGCAGCAGGCACAGGACCGTCGCCGCGCCCGCGTAGATCACCGAGCGCAGGAACTGCGGCCAGTAGTCGCCGAGCGCGTCCCAGTAGGTGGCGAAGTGCCAGGTGACCTTGTAGCCCTCTTCGAGGGAGCCGGTCTGCACCGACGTCGACGCCTGGTAGATCAGCGGCAGCGCGAAGAAGACCAGCAGCCAGAGGATGCCGGGGAGCAGCAGCCAGTAGGGGACGAGGCGGCCGCGCCTGCGGGGCGGGCGCGCCGGGGGCTCGTCGGCCTCGGGGGGCGCGGCCTTGGTGAGGGTGGTCACGCGTCCTCCTCGACCTTCTCCACGCCCGCTTCGGCGTCCTGACCGGCGTCGAGCCCGAAGGTGTGGGCGGGGTTCCAGTGCAGGACGACCTCGGCGCCGGGGACGAGCCGGGTGTCGCGCTCGATGTTCTGCGCGTACACCTCGAAGGCGTCGCAGACGGGGCTGTCGACGACGTACTGCGTGGAGACGCCGATGAAGCTGGAGGCGGCGATGCGGCCGGTGATGCGGTTGCGGTCGGCGGGGATCGCGCCCGCGTCGTCGGCGTGCGCGATCGAGATCTTCTCCGGGCGTACGCCCACCAGGACCGTGTCGCCGGTGCCCGCGGTCGCCGTGCATCGCGCCGTGGGCAGCGTCAGCTTGCCGCCGCCCGCCTTGAGGAACACGTCGTCGCCGCTGACCTCGGCCACCTCGGCCTCGATGAAGTTGGACGTGCCGAGGAAGTTGGCGACGAAGGTGGTGCGCGGGTTCTCGTACAGGTCGGCGGGGGCGCCCTGCTGCTCGACGCGGCCGCCGTTCATCACGGCGACGGTGTCGGCCATCGTCATGGCCTCCTCCTGGTCGTGCGTGACGTGCACGAAGGTGATGCCGACCTCGGTCTGGATGCGCTTGAGTTCGAGCTGCATCTGGCGGCGCAGCTTCAGGTCGAGGGCGCCGAGGGGCTCGTCGAGGAGCAGCACCTTGGGGTGGTTGATGAGGGCGCGGGCGACGGCGACGCGCTGCTGCTGGCCGCCCGAGAGCTGGTGCGGCTTCTTGCGGGCCTGCTCGCCCAGCTGGACCAGGTCGAGCATCTCACCGACCTGCTTCTTCACCGACTTGATGCCGCGCCGGCGCAGGCCGAAGGCGACGTTCTCGAAGATGTCGAGGTGCGGGAAGAGGGCGTACGACTGGAAGACCGTGTTCACGGGCCGCTTGTAGGGCGGCAGCGCGGTGACGTCCTGCTCGCCGAGGCGGACGGTACCGGTGCTCGGCTCCTCCAAGCCCGCGATCATGCGCAGGGTGGTGGTCTTGCCGCAGCCGGAGGCGCCGAGCAGCGCGAAGAAGGAGCCCTGGGGCACGGTGAGGTCGAGCGGGTGCACGGCCGTGAAGGAGCCGTAGGTCTTGCTGATGCCGCTGAGGCGTACGTCGCCGCCGTGTTCCGCGGCTTCGTGGGCAGTCGTCATGTTGGCGTCCCGAGGAATTCGATGAGGTGTACGTCAGGAACCGGTGAGCTTCGCGAACTTCCCCTCGTACGCGGCCTCTTCCTTGGGGCTGAGCGAACGGAAGGCGTGCGACTTGGCGGCCATGGCCTTGTCGGGGATGATCAGCGGGTTCGCCGCGGCCTTGGGGTCGATCTTCGCGAGCTCCTCGCGGACGCCGTCCACGGGGCACACGTAGTTGATGTAGGCGGCGAGGCGGGCGGCGGGTCCTGGCTCGTAGTAGTAGTCGATGAGCCGTTCGGCGTTGCGCTTGTGGCGCGCCTTGTTGGGGACCAGGAGGTTGTCCGTCGAGGTCAGGTAGCCGCTGTCCGGGACGGCGAACTCGATGTCGGGGTTGGAGAGCTTGAGCTGGACGACGTCACCGGCCCAGGCCACGCACGCGGCGAGGTCGCCCTTGTCGAGGTCGGCGGTGTAGTCGTTGCCGGTGAAGCGGCGGATCTGCTTCTTGTCGACGGCCTTCTGGAGCCGAGCGGCGGCCGCGTCGAAGTCGTCGTCGGTGAACTTCGCGGGGTCCTTGCCGAGGTCGAGGAGGACCATGCCCATGGAGTCCCGCATCTCGGAGAGGAACCCCACGCGCCCCTTGAGCTTGGGGTCGTCAAGGAGCTGCGACACCGACGTGATCTTCTCTCCGTCGGTCGCCTTCTTGTTGTACGCGATGACCGTGGAGATGCCGGTCCAGGGGTACGAGTAGGCGCGCCCGGGGTCCCAGTCGGGCGAGCGGAACTGGGCGGACAGGTTGGCGTAGGCGTGCGGCAGCTGGGCCGGGTCGAGCTTCTGCACCCAGCCGAAGCGGATCAGGCGGGCGGCGAGCCAGTCCGTGACGCAGATCAGGTCGCGGCCGGTGTCCTGCCCGGCGGCGAGCTGCGGCTTGACCTTGCCGAAGAACTCGTTGTTGTCGTTGATGTCCTCGGTGTACTTGACCTTGATGCCGGTGCGTTTCGTGAACGCGTCGAGGGTGGGGCGCCGCTCGTCCTTGTCGACGTCCATGTACTCGGTCCAGTTGGAGAAGTGGACGCGCTTGTCCTTGTCCGAGCGGTCGTCCGCGGCGATGCCGCCCTCGCCCTTGCCGGCCGCGGGGATGCCGCAGGCGCTCAGGGCGCCGAGCCCGCCCGCGGCGAGCAGGCCGCCGGCGGAGGCGCGCAGCACCGAACGGCGGCCGATCGCGGCGGAGCCGCCGCGCAGGGCGCGCCGTGCGGCGGCGAACTGGGCCGGGGACAGGGAGTCGGGCTCGTAGTGCTCCATGCGCTTGCTGCCCTTTCGGGAGGTGAGCGGGCGGGCGCCGTCCGGTCGCGCGGCGCCCGTCCCCGCGTGCGGCTATCGGTCCCCGAAGATCGTGCGGTGCCAGTCCTTCCTGGCCACCGCGGTGTTGTCGTACATGACGTGCTTGATCTGGGTGTACTCCTCGAAGGAGTAGGCGGACATGTCCTTGCCGTAGCCGGACGCCTTGTAGCCGCCGTGCGGCATCTCGCTGAGGATCGGGATGTGGTCGTTGACCCACACGCAGCCCGCCTTGATCTCGCGGGTCGCGCGGCCCGCGCGGAAGACGTCCCGGGTCCAGGCGGAGGCGGCGAGCCCGTAGGGGGTGTCGTTGGCGAGGCGGATGCCGTCGGCGTCGGAGTCGAAGGGCAGCACGACGAGCACCGGGCCGAAGATCTCCGCCTGCACGGCCTCGCTGTCCTGCGCGGCGTCGGCGATGAGGGTGGGCTTGTAGTACGCCCCGGGGTGGTCGGGTGCCTCGCCTCCCGTCACCACGCGGGCGTAGGAGCGGGCCCGGTCGACGAAGCCGGCGACGCGGTCGCGGTGCGCGTGCGAGATGAGCGGGCCGAGGTCGGTGGCCGGGTCGAAGGGGTCGCCGAGCCGCACGGTCGCCATCAGGTCGGCGACGCCTGCGACGAAGGCGTCGTACAGGGGCCGCTGCACGTACGCGCGCGTGGCGGCGGTGCAGTCCTGGCCGCTGTTGATGAGGGCGCCCGCGACGGCCCCGTGCACGGCGGCCTCCAGGTCGGCGTCGTCGAAGACCACGAAGGGCGCCTTGCCGCCGAGCTCCAGGTGCAGCCGCTTGACGGTGGCGGTGGCGACCTCCGCGACGCGCTTGCCGACGCCGGTCGAGCCCGTGAAGGACGTCATGACGACGTCACGGTGGCCGACCAGGTGCTCACCGGCCTCCTGCCCGGCCCCGCTCACGATGTTGACGACGCCGTCGGGGATCCCGGCGGCGGTCGCGGCCTCGGCGAAGAGCAGGGACGTGAAGGGGGTGAGCTCGGACGGCTTCAGGACGATGGTGTTGCCCGCGGCGATGGCGGGGAGGACCTTCCAGGCGGCCATCTGGAGCGGATAGTTCCAGGGCGCGATGGAGCCGACGACGCCGATCGGTTCGCGGCGGACGTACGAGGTGTGGTCGCCGCCGTCGTACTCCCCCGCCGACTGGCCCGCCAGGTGCCGGGCGGCGCCCGCGAAGAAGGCGGTGTTGTCGATGGTGCCCGGCACGTCGAACTCGCGGCTCAGCTTGATCGGCTTGCCGCACTGCAGGGACTCGGCCTGCGCGAGCTCCTCGGCGCGCGCGGACAGCTCCGCGGCGAAGCGGTGCATGGCGTCGGAGCGCTCACCGGGGCTTGCGGCCGCCCAGCCGTCGTAGGCGCCCGCGGCCGCGGCGACGGCCGTGTCCACGTCCTTGGGGCCCGCGAGCTCGTAGCTGAGGACCTCCTCGCCCGTGGCCGGATCGACGACCGCGTGGGTACGTCCTGAGGTGCCCTGGGTGAGGCGTCCCGCGATGTACTGGGCGCCGTCCGCGAAACGGTCCCGCGCCTGGAATGTGTGCATGACGCTCTCCTCCGCCGGCCGCCCCGTCCCGAGAGGGTCGGCGTAGTTCCAGATCGATTTGAGTGCCGATCCTGACAGGGGGTCGTGGGTCCAGCAAGCGATTCCGTTGTTGCCTTTTGGTTACGCGACGGAATCTGTCGACCAGATGTCGAGTCGGCCTGGAAATTGTGGGACGGAATGTCAGTGGTGCCTGCCAGAGTGGCGTGCATGAGCGATGTCACGGGGGAGGACACGGGCAGGGGCAGGGTCGAGTACCTGCGCTTCTGGGGGCACGCCCCACGTCGGGACGGCACGCTGGGGGCCGGCTGTCTCAGCCAGTGGTGGCCCTCGCCGTTCACGGCCGACGGCGTGGAGTACGCGACGGCGGAGCACTGGATGATGGCCGCGAAGGCCCGCCTCTTCGACGACGCCGACGCCGAGCGGGCGGCGCTGTCCGCCCGGACGCCCGCCGAGGCCAAGCGGGCCGGGCGCCTTGTGCGGGGGTTCGACGACGAGGTCTGGGAGCGGGAGCGCTTCGGGATCGTGGTCGAGGGGTCGGTGCGCAAGTTCTCCTCGGACGACGCGCTGCGGGCGTATCTCGTCGGCACCGGGGAGCGGGTCCTCGTCGAGGCGAGCCCGGTGGACCGGGTGTGGGGCGTCGGGCTCGCCGCCGACGATCCGCGGATCGAGGATCCCGCGCGGTGGCGGGGGCTGAATCTCCTGGGGCTCGCGCTGATGGAGGCGCGGGAGCGCCTGCGGTGAGAGCGCTGCCCCGCCCGGGAGCCGCGCCCGCTGTGGGCGGCCGGGCGGCCGGGGCGATGGGTGCAGGGCGCCCCGGAAGCCCTCCGGGACCGCGTCCTACGATGATCCCCGACCCCCGCGGGGGTCATCCGATCAGCCGATCACACCGTGTTCCCGGGGAGGAACCCATGCCCGACCAGCACAACCCCGCCGCGCAGGCGCAGACGCAGGCGTTCATCGCCGGACTGCCCAAGGCGGAACTCCACGTCCACCACGTCGGCTCCGCCTCCCCCCGGATCGTCTCGGCCCTCGCCGCCCGGCACCCCGACTCGAAGGTGCCGACCGACATCGAGGCCCTCGCGGACTACTTCACGTTCACGGACTTCGCCCACTTCATCCAGGTGTACCTGTCCGTCGTCGACCTCATCCGCACCCCCGACGACGTCCACCTCCTCACCTTCGAGGTGGCCCGCGAGCTGTCCCGGCAGAACGTGCGGTACGCCGAGCTGACCATCACCCCCTTCTCCTCCACCCGCCGCGGCATCGACGAGCGCGCCTTCATGGCCGCCATCGAGGACGCCCGCAAGACCGCCGAGGCCGACCTCGGCGTGGTCCTGCGCTGGTGCTTCGACATCCCGGGCGAGGCGGGCCTTGAGTCGGCGGAGGAGACGGCGCGGCTCGCCACCACCGACGGCATCCGCCCCGAGGGCCTGGTCTCCTTCGGCCTCGGCGGCCCCGAGATCGGCGTACCGCGCCCGCAGTTCAAGCCGTACTTCGACCGCGCCATCGCCGCCGGCCTGCACTCGGTGCCGCACGCGGGCGAGACCACGGGCCCCGAGACCGTCTGGGACGCGCTCACGCACCTGCGCGCCGAGCGCATCGGGCACGGCACCAGCTCCGCCAGGGACCCGAAGCTCCTCGCGCACCTGGCCGAGCACCGCGTCCCGCTGGAGGTCTGCCCGACCTCGAACATCGCCACGCGCGCCGTCACCACCCTCGACGAGCACCCGCTCAAGCAGTTCGTGGACGCGGGCGTCATCGTCACGATCAACTCCGACGACCCGCCGATGTTCGGCACCGACCTCAACAACGAGTACGCGGTCGCCGCCCGCCTCCTCGGCCTCGACGAGCGCGGCATCGCCGACCTGGCGAAGAACGGCGTCGAGGCGTCGTTCCTGGACCGGGCGGGCAAGGACAGGATCACCGCGGAGATCGACGCGTACACGGAGAACTGGCTGGCCTCCTGACGCACGACCGGCCTTCTGCCGCCCGCCTGGGCGCGCCGCGGACGGGCCCCGGGGCCGACACGTCCCGGGGCCCGTCCCCCGCCACAATGGGACCCATGCGCACCGTGACTGCCGTGGCCCACCGGGGCGACCCCTACCGCGTCCGCGAGAACACCCTCCCCTCCCTGCGCTCCGCGCTCGAACGGGGCGCGGACGCCGTGGAGATCGACGTCCGCCTGACCCGCGACGGCGTGCCCGTCCTGCTGCACGACACGAGCCTCACACGCCTCTGGGACCACGACCGGCCGCTGGCCGCGCTGTCCGCCGACGAGGTGCGCGGGCTGACCGGAGGCGGCGTGCCCACCCTCGCGGAGGCTCTGAAGGAGACGGACGGCCACCGCGTCCTCCTCGACCTGCCCGACGCGACCCCCGAGGTGGCGCGCGCCGTCGTCGGCGTCGTCGGCGACTGCGGCGCGGCCGACCGGGCGTACTACTGCGCCGGCCCCGGCGCGATGCTCGCGGTGCGGGCCGCGGACCCGGCCGCGGAGATCGCCCTCACCTGGAAGTCGCTCGCCCCGCCCCGGCCCGCCCTGCTCGCCGCGATCACCCCGCGCTGGCTCAACTACCGCTTCGGCCTGGTGAGTCGGGACCTGGTGGACCGGGTGCACGCGAGTGGTCTGCTGGTGTCCGCGTGGACTCCCGACACCCGGCGCTCCATGCGTAAGCTCATCTCCCACGGGGTGGACTCCCTCACCACCAACCGCGTGGACGCACTCGCCGCCGAGCTGTCCCGAGGACCCCGGCGGCATCGCCTGGAGACAGGGAAGGAACCGCACGAGTGAGCGCAGAGCACGCAGCGGACTTGTCGAACGCGCAGAGCCAGGACGGCACCGGCCGCATCCGCACCGACGTGGCGCACAACGCCCGCGTCTGGAACTACTGGCTGGGCGGCAAGGACAACTACGCGGTGGACCGCGCGGTCGGCGAGCAGGTCGTCGAGATGTTCCCGGGCATCGGCGAAGTGGCCCGCGCGGACCGGGCGTTCCTGGGCCGGGCGGTGGCGCATCTGGTTGGCGACGCGGGCATCCGCCAGTTGCTGGACATCGGCACGGGCCTGCCCACGGGCGACAACACCCACGAGGTCGCGCAGCGCCTCGCACCGGACGCCCGCGTCGTGTACGTGGACAACGACCCGATCGTCCTGACCCACGCGAGCGCCCTGCTGACCAGCTCCCCCGAGGGCACGACCGCGTACATCGACGCGGACGCCCGGGACACCGAGCGCATCCTGCGGATCGCCGCCGAGACCCTCGACTTCGAGCAGCCGGTGGCCGTGATGCTGCTCGGCATCCTCAACTTCATCCCCGACACGGACGTGGCCCGCGGGATCGTTCGGACCCTCATGGACGCGGTGCCGTCCGGCAGTTACCTGGTCCTGACCCACCCCACCCTGGACGCCGACGTCGGCGGCGCGGACAACCAGCCGGCCATGGACTTCTGGAACGCGAACGCGACCCCGCCGATCACGGGCCGCACCCGCGCCGAGTTCCTGTCGTTCATGGAGGGCCTCGACCTCCTCGCCCCGGGCGTCGACTCGTGCGCGCGCTGGCGGTTCCCGGGGGCGGAGCCGGTGCCGCAGCTCGGCGCGGTGGGCCGCAAGCCCTAGCACCACCCCCAAGCCCTAGCGCAGCCCCGCACGGGCCGCCTGGTCCGGCTCCCCCGCGACCACGCCGACGGGCGGCACGATGGCCTGCGCGTCCACGCCCTCGCCGACCCAGAGGCCGATCAGGAGCGCGGCGGTCGCCTCCACGAGCCCGGCCCGGCCGAGGCCGCCCGCGGTGTAGGGCACGCAGCCGATGTCCCGTACCAGCGCGCGGACGACGTCCAGCGCGTCCTCGTCGTCACCGCACACCGGCACCGCGAGGCGCCGCCCGTCGAACACGGGCGGCGCGAGCCGCCACACGCTGTCGTGGCACAGGTTGAACGCCTTCACCACGCGGGCGCCGGGCGCGGCGGCCGCCAGCCGCTCGGCGGCCGACGGAGCACCCCCGGTGAGCAGCGCGAAGCCCTCGCCCACGGGGTTGGAGCAGTCGATCAGGACCCGGCCGCGCAAGGCGTCGGCGAGCCCCGCGGCGACGTCGGCCCCGGCCGCGTACGGCAGCGCGTGCAGCACGGCACCGTCCCCGCACTCGACGGCGGTCCGCAGCGAGCCGTGGCCCGCCGCGCCGATCCGCCCCGCGAGGGCGGCCGCCCGGCCCTCGTCACGCCCGCCGACGAACACCTCGTGTCCGGCGCGCACCCACTGGCCGCCCAGCGCTTCGGCCATCTTCCCGGCTCCAAGAATCCCTATCCGCATGCGCGCAGCTCTCCCTCGTCCATCCCCTGCGCCGGCCCGCTGACCGGCAGTACGAGAACGACACTAGAAAGCCGCTCGGGCACCGATCGGTAAGTCTCGGCCCGCCTACGCCGCCGCACCGCGCCTGGGGCACCATGCGAAGGGTGACGCCCCACGAACCGACCGACTTCCTCGCCGACTGCCGGGCCCGCCTCGCCTTCGACCTGCTCGCCAACACCTGGAACGCGGTGGCCCTCTGGGCCCTGCGGCACGGCCCGCTGCGCCCCCGCGAACTGCGCGACCGCATCGGCGGCATCAGCCCCAAGATCCTCACCGAGACCCTCCGCCGCCTGGAGTACAACGGCCTGCTGACCCGCCACGCCTACGCCGAGTCCCCGCCCCGCGTCGAATACGCGCTCACCGACCTCGGCCGCACCCTCCTCACCCCGATCGAGGCGTTCGGCGCCTGGGCCTACGAACACGGCGACGAGGTCCTCGCGGCCCAGGACAGAGCCGAGCCCCCCTGAGGGGACACCCCTACAACTACCCCTAGAAACACATCAGTTGTCCCGGACTCGCCTCAGGGTCCCCTCCCCTCCCCGGCGACGATCCGCCCCCACCCGTCCGCCGCACAGGATGAGAGAGAACCCGCAGTCACTCACCCTGGAGCAGCCCATGCGTGTACGTGCCGGCCTGTCCGCCACGATCGCCGCCGCCGTCTCTCTCGGCCTCACGGCCACCGCGGCACCCGCCCTCGCGAGCAGCGCCGGACCGGCGTCCGCCGTCGCCGCGGACACCCGCTCGGAGCCCGACGCCGAGGCGCTGCGCGCAGCCATCGCGGGGCTGCCCGATGCCGACGCGACCGCCGCGCTGGTGCGGGTGCGGGGGAAGAAGGCGTCGTGGCACGGGAGTTCGGGGGTGCGGGACCTGAAGTCGGGGCGGGCCGCCGTCCCCGAGGGGCGGTTCCGGGCCGGGTCCACGACGAAAGTGGTGACGGCGGCCGTCGTGCTGCAGCTCGCCGCCGAGGGCAGGGTCGACCTGGACGCGCCCGTGCAGCGCTATCTGCCCGACCTCTTCGCCCGGAACGCCGACGCCTTCCGCAAGCCCATCTCCGTACGCCAACTCCTCAACCACACCAGCGGGTTGAGGCCGGGGCGGTCGCTGGGCAAGACCTTCGAGGAGCTGTACGCGAACCGCTTCGAGACGCTCACGCCGCAGGAGGTCGCCGTCACGTCGATCGCGAAGGGGCCCGCACACGACCCGGGGGTCGAGCAGGAGTACCTGGGCATCAACTACACCCTGCTCGGGCTGCTCGTCGAGAAGGTCACGGGACACTCCTACGAGCGGGAGGCCACCCGGCGCGTCCTCAAGCGCGCGGGCATGCGGCACTCCTCCTTCCCCGGCACCGACCCGCGTATCCACGGCCCGCACAACCGCGGCTACCAGGCCGTGCCGGAGCCCGGCGGCGGGACGCGGCTCGTCGACGTCACCGAGTGGAACCAGCGGGACCGGATGGCGGGCGGCGACATGATCTCCACGACGGCCGACCTGGAGCGGCTGACCGTCGCGCTGTTCCGCGGCAGGATCGTGCCGAAGCCGCAGCTGGAGGAGATGTTCACGGTGCCTGAGGGCATCGAGGGCGCCACGATGAGCGCGGGCTTGACGCGGTACGAGGCGCCGGACGGGCGGGTCGTGTGGCTGAAGACCGGGGGGCGGCACGGCTACAACTCGATCCTCGCCGCCACCCGGAACCTGGACACCGTCCTCGTCTACTCGGTCAACTCCACCGACGCCAAGGGCCAGGACATGAATCCGGTCGCCGAGCGCATCATCAAGGCGGCGCTCAAGCCCGCCCGCGACTGACCCTTCCGCCCGCCCGCGCCGCCCCCGCCCGACCCCCCGCCCGCGCGCCGGACCTACGCGTTCGTCCCGCTGTCCACCGTCAACTCCGCGCCCGTGACGGTGCGCCCGCCCGGACCCACCAGGTGGGCCACCGTCGCCGCGATGTCGTCGGCTTCCGAGTAGTGGCCGAGGGCGGTCATGCCGCGCTGGAAGTCGGCGCTGTCCCCGTCGGTCGGGTTCATGTCGGTGTCCGTCGAGCCGGGATGGACGGCGTTGACCGTGATGCCGCGGGGGCCGAGTTCACGGGCGAGGGCCTTGGTGAAGCCGCTGAGGGCGGACTTGCTCATGGAGTACAGGACGATGCCGCCGAACGGCACCCGGTGCACGAGGTTGCTGCCGATGCTCACGATGCGCCCGCCCCGCGGCAGATGCGCGACGGCGGCCTGCCCGGCGACGAAGGCGGCGCGGGCGTGGATCGCGAGGGTGCGGTCGAGCTCCTCCAGGGTGACGTCCTCGAACGGCCCGTACGGGTACACGCCCGCGTTGTTGACCAGGATGTCCAGGCGGCCCAGCTCCCGCGCGGCCCGCGCGACGGCCTCCCGCACCGCGTCCGCGTCCGCCGCGTCGGCCTGGATGGCGACGGCCCGCCGTCCCGCGGCCTCCACGTCGGCGACGACGGCCTCGGCCTTCGCCTTCCCGGCCGGGCTCACATAGGTGAACGCCACATCGGCCCCGTCCCGCGCGAGACGCCGCACGATCGCCGCCCCGATCCCCCGGCTGCCACCCGTCACCAGCGCGGCCTTGCCCACCAGCTCAGTCATCCCCGACCCCACGTCTCGTTCTCGTCCGTGTCCCTGTATGCGCGCCGACCCCGGACACTATTTCTGTGCCGATCGACACAGAAAACTTTCACACGGGCGCATCGGCACGTCAAGCACGTCAGGCCCTATATTTGTCAGTCACTACAGAATTTCGGCGGGCACAGGGACGAGGGAGGCGACAGCCGTGGCGGGACGCGGACGGCCCCGGGCCTTCGACCGGGACACGGCGCTGCGCCGGGCCATGGAGGTGTTCTGGAGGCAGGGGTACGAGGCCACGTCGATGACGGACCTCACCTCCGCGATGGGCATCGCCTCGCCCAGCCTGTACGCGGCCTTCGGCTCCAAGGAGGCGCTGTTCCGCGAGGCGGTCACGCTGTACAACGCCACCGAGGGCTCCGCGATGGCACGGATGGACGAAGTCCCGTCGGCCCGGGCGGCGGTGGAGGGCGTGCTGCGCGAGAACGCGCGCGCGTACGCCGACAGGAACAGCCCCAGCGGCTGCATGATCGTGCTCGCCGCCACCAACTGCTCGGCCGCGAACGCCCCCGTGTGGGAGCACCTGTCGGGCTGGCGGAAGGCGGGCGCGGAGATGGTGGCCCGCCGTCTGGACCGGGGCGTCCGGGAGGGCGAACTCCCCGCCGGCACGGACACCGAGGCCATGGCCGCCTTCTACACCACGGTCATCCAGGGCATGTCGGTGCAGGCCCGCGACGGGGCGACCAGCGCCGACCTCGACAGGACGGTGGACCGGGCGATGGCCGCGTGGGACGTGGTGGCCGCTCCGGGGCCCTGACCCACGTCAGGCAGGACGTCCTCGGCTGAGGCGAGGGTCGGTACGGGGGGCCGTACGGGGGCCGGTGCGGGGGCCGGTGCCGGGTATGGGGGAGAATCCTTCGGTTCACCTCTGTACCAGGAGATTCATGCACAACCGTCTGCCCCTGCTCGCCGTCTGCCTCACACTCGCCGCTTTCGGCGCCTCGGCATGCGACTCGTCCGGGGACCGCGGGTCGAGCGCCTCGGCGACACCGCCTGCCACGTCCACCTCGTCCGCCCCGTCCGCCCCGTCAGGGAGCCCGTCGGCGTCCCCCGACGGAGCGCGCGGGCTGACGGAGGTCTCGGCCGCGTTCTACCTCAAGACGATTCGGGACAACTACCCGGACCTGGACCGCATCGGCGACGACGAGCTCGTGACCCATGGCAGCGCGCTCTGCGCCGCCCGTGGTCAGGCCCTCGTCGACCAGGTCAA from Streptomyces flavofungini includes:
- a CDS encoding adenosine deaminase, whose amino-acid sequence is MPDQHNPAAQAQTQAFIAGLPKAELHVHHVGSASPRIVSALAARHPDSKVPTDIEALADYFTFTDFAHFIQVYLSVVDLIRTPDDVHLLTFEVARELSRQNVRYAELTITPFSSTRRGIDERAFMAAIEDARKTAEADLGVVLRWCFDIPGEAGLESAEETARLATTDGIRPEGLVSFGLGGPEIGVPRPQFKPYFDRAIAAGLHSVPHAGETTGPETVWDALTHLRAERIGHGTSSARDPKLLAHLAEHRVPLEVCPTSNIATRAVTTLDEHPLKQFVDAGVIVTINSDDPPMFGTDLNNEYAVAARLLGLDERGIADLAKNGVEASFLDRAGKDRITAEIDAYTENWLAS
- a CDS encoding glycerophosphodiester phosphodiesterase; amino-acid sequence: MRTVTAVAHRGDPYRVRENTLPSLRSALERGADAVEIDVRLTRDGVPVLLHDTSLTRLWDHDRPLAALSADEVRGLTGGGVPTLAEALKETDGHRVLLDLPDATPEVARAVVGVVGDCGAADRAYYCAGPGAMLAVRAADPAAEIALTWKSLAPPRPALLAAITPRWLNYRFGLVSRDLVDRVHASGLLVSAWTPDTRRSMRKLISHGVDSLTTNRVDALAAELSRGPRRHRLETGKEPHE
- a CDS encoding gamma-aminobutyraldehyde dehydrogenase, whose protein sequence is MHTFQARDRFADGAQYIAGRLTQGTSGRTHAVVDPATGEEVLSYELAGPKDVDTAVAAAAGAYDGWAAASPGERSDAMHRFAAELSARAEELAQAESLQCGKPIKLSREFDVPGTIDNTAFFAGAARHLAGQSAGEYDGGDHTSYVRREPIGVVGSIAPWNYPLQMAAWKVLPAIAAGNTIVLKPSELTPFTSLLFAEAATAAGIPDGVVNIVSGAGQEAGEHLVGHRDVVMTSFTGSTGVGKRVAEVATATVKRLHLELGGKAPFVVFDDADLEAAVHGAVAGALINSGQDCTAATRAYVQRPLYDAFVAGVADLMATVRLGDPFDPATDLGPLISHAHRDRVAGFVDRARSYARVVTGGEAPDHPGAYYKPTLIADAAQDSEAVQAEIFGPVLVVLPFDSDADGIRLANDTPYGLAASAWTRDVFRAGRATREIKAGCVWVNDHIPILSEMPHGGYKASGYGKDMSAYSFEEYTQIKHVMYDNTAVARKDWHRTIFGDR
- a CDS encoding polyamine ABC transporter substrate-binding protein, whose translation is MEHYEPDSLSPAQFAAARRALRGGSAAIGRRSVLRASAGGLLAAGGLGALSACGIPAAGKGEGGIAADDRSDKDKRVHFSNWTEYMDVDKDERRPTLDAFTKRTGIKVKYTEDINDNNEFFGKVKPQLAAGQDTGRDLICVTDWLAARLIRFGWVQKLDPAQLPHAYANLSAQFRSPDWDPGRAYSYPWTGISTVIAYNKKATDGEKITSVSQLLDDPKLKGRVGFLSEMRDSMGMVLLDLGKDPAKFTDDDFDAAAARLQKAVDKKQIRRFTGNDYTADLDKGDLAACVAWAGDVVQLKLSNPDIEFAVPDSGYLTSTDNLLVPNKARHKRNAERLIDYYYEPGPAARLAAYINYVCPVDGVREELAKIDPKAAANPLIIPDKAMAAKSHAFRSLSPKEEAAYEGKFAKLTGS
- a CDS encoding ABC transporter permease, with amino-acid sequence MTTLTKAAPPEADEPPARPPRRRGRLVPYWLLLPGILWLLVFFALPLIYQASTSVQTGSLEEGYKVTWHFATYWDALGDYWPQFLRSVIYAGAATVLCLLLGYPLAYLIAFRAGRWRNLILVLVIAPFFTSFLIRTLAWKTILADGGPVVGALNSLHLLDVTNWLGATDGDRVLATPLAVVCGLTYNFLPFMILPLYTSLERIDGRLHEAAGDLYARPFTTFRKVTFPLSMPGVVSGTLLTFIPAAGDYVNADLLGSTDTRMVGNVIQTQFLRILDYPTAAALSFILMAAILLMVTFYIRKSGTEDLV
- a CDS encoding ABC transporter ATP-binding protein yields the protein MTTAHEAAEHGGDVRLSGISKTYGSFTAVHPLDLTVPQGSFFALLGASGCGKTTTLRMIAGLEEPSTGTVRLGEQDVTALPPYKRPVNTVFQSYALFPHLDIFENVAFGLRRRGIKSVKKQVGEMLDLVQLGEQARKKPHQLSGGQQQRVAVARALINHPKVLLLDEPLGALDLKLRRQMQLELKRIQTEVGITFVHVTHDQEEAMTMADTVAVMNGGRVEQQGAPADLYENPRTTFVANFLGTSNFIEAEVAEVSGDDVFLKAGGGKLTLPTARCTATAGTGDTVLVGVRPEKISIAHADDAGAIPADRNRITGRIAASSFIGVSTQYVVDSPVCDAFEVYAQNIERDTRLVPGAEVVLHWNPAHTFGLDAGQDAEAGVEKVEEDA
- a CDS encoding NADAR family protein, which gives rise to MSDVTGEDTGRGRVEYLRFWGHAPRRDGTLGAGCLSQWWPSPFTADGVEYATAEHWMMAAKARLFDDADAERAALSARTPAEAKRAGRLVRGFDDEVWERERFGIVVEGSVRKFSSDDALRAYLVGTGERVLVEASPVDRVWGVGLAADDPRIEDPARWRGLNLLGLALMEARERLR